Proteins found in one Neodiprion lecontei isolate iyNeoLeco1 chromosome 6, iyNeoLeco1.1, whole genome shotgun sequence genomic segment:
- the LOC107220207 gene encoding uncharacterized protein LOC107220207 — MGLTTISTFLAILTVQFSLLRAHREHKVHNIVLYPDKHSWCKTTPIKQVVTSPQCSSQELDNNVCVGACFSYMVPHSEPSAPGDLIRPYCDSCQPLDSIWHTVTLDCKDEESKPITMQKQVQIITNCSCSSCTETSKIKLDYAPLLQEPLPEENLDKNLNIVDDTPDILLTPTIDASGNNSRDVVLDPEKVLQLLGQLKEPEGVEKVSPVMREINQDNFENVEELLVKLEKREPEHKPHHVGSMHRGPHHSLVLDPDVKEKIDVEPHHLHPAVAGQEISYHDNILGEKDKKKDF; from the exons ATGGGCTTGACAACAATATCGACTTTTCTCGCAATCTTGACGGTGCAATTCTCGCTTCTACGAGCCCATCGAGAGCATAAG GTGCACAACATCGTACTCTATCCCGACAAGCACAGCTGGTGCAAGACAACCCCCATCAAGCAGGTCGTTACCTCGCCGCAATGTTCCTCCCAGGAATTGGATAATAACGTGTGCGTGGGTGCGTGCTTCTCTTATATGGTACCGCACAGCGAACCTTCAGCACCTGGTGACCTCATAAGACCTTACTGCGATTCATGCCAACCGTTGGACAGCATCTGGCACACG GTGACATTGGATTGCAAAGATGAGGAGAGCAAGCCGATCACAATGCAAAAGCAGGTGCAGATAATCACAAATTGCTCCTGTAGTTCTTGTACCGAAACATCGAAGATTAAGTTGGACTACGCACCGTTGCTGCAGGAGCCATTGCCTGAGGAAAATTTGGACAAGAATTTGAACATCGTCGACGACACTCCGGACATATTGCTGACACCAACAATCGACGCTTCGGGAAATAATTCCAGGGATGTGGTACTGGACCCCGAAAAGGTTCTGCAATTACTGGGACAGTTGAAGGAACCGGAAGGTGTAGAGAAGGTCAGTccggtgatgagagaaattaatcaAGACAATTTCGAAAACGTTGAGGAACTACTCGTCAAGCTTGAGAAGCGAGAACCGGAACACAAGCCGCATCACGTCGGATCGATGCATCGAGGACCCCATCATTCCCTTGTTTTGGACCCCGACGTCAAGGAGAAGATTGACGTTGAACCGCATCACCTCCATCCAGCTGTTGCGGGTCAGGAGATCAGCTACCACGACAATATACTCGGCGAAAAGGATAAAAAGAAGGATTTCTGA